The following are from one region of the Nicotiana tomentosiformis chromosome 7, ASM39032v3, whole genome shotgun sequence genome:
- the LOC104117611 gene encoding uncharacterized protein — protein MEKANICLKLLVDSKAHRVLFAEIGKDFVDFLFNLLKLPIGYFVGQPSIKSVFGSLGNIIPIMKNSGANYMQLNELDNVQDIMTWMITDNLFVTPSSAASAIPVLKALKPQPQVDAFEERMIDFQISDLEHEFLLVSLKSKTVLTDVFLRQTGWRKSKDGQNCSVKLIVDNKAKRVIFAEVGNDFFCFLISLLQLPIVTVINRTISDRRIRTMVGSIGNIYRSVKNLDEAYMHPNQTKDELLLASGSKSWSKSLQLLHELTSISEATPNKLLDSDRDCVKGLVIYMVTDDLLVSPLSVISGLSRLIMCNNPVSTAKLEIRTVEFGVNEALRFVEASLRSETVLSDVFLGSNEPMPMLLRLTG, from the exons ATGGAAAAGGCAAACATTTGCTTGAAGCTGTTGGTTGATAGCAAAGCTCATAGAGTTCTGTTTGCTGAAATTGGAAAAGACTTCGTTGATTTCTTATTTAACCTACTCAAATTACCAATTGGGTATTTTGTTGGGCAGCCTAGTATTAAATCCGTGTTTGGTTCTCTTGGCAACATAATCCCGATTATGAAGAACTCTGGTGCTAATTACATgcaacttaatgaacttgataaTGTCCAGGATATTATGACATGGATGATCACAGATAATCTCTTCGTTACACCATCTTCTGCAGCTTCTGCGATCCCCGTGTTAAAAGCATTAAAGCCCCAACCCCAAGTTGATGCATTTGAAGAAAGGATGATTGATTTTCAGATCAGTGATTTG GAGCACGAGTTCTTGCTGGTTTCTTTGAAGTCAAAAACAGTTCTAACTGACGTTTTTCTTCGGCAGACAGGTTGGAGAAAATCCAAAGATG GACAAAACTGCAGCGTGAAACTTATAGTTGACAATAAAGCCAAAAGAGTCATCTTTGCTGAAGTTGGAAATGACTTCTTTTGTTTCCTGATCAGCTTACTTCAACTTCCAATTGTAACTGTTATCAACCGAACAATTAGTGATAGAAGGATAAGAACTATGGTTGGCTCTATTGGAAATATATACAGAAGTGTTAAAAATCTAGACGAAGCCTACATGCACCCCAATCAAACAAAGGATGAGCTCCTATTGGCAAGTGGATCAAAATCTTGGTCTAAATCCTTGCAATTATTGCACG AGCTTACAAGCATCTCTGAAGCTACTCCAAATAAGCTTTTGGACAGTGATAGGGATTGTGTTAAAGGACTAGTCATCTATATGGTAACTGATGATTTGTTAGTAAGCCCTTTATCTGTAATATCTGGCTTGTCCAGGCTCATTATGTGCAATAATCCTGTATCAACTGCTAAGCTTGAAATAAGGACTGTGGAGTTTGGTGTTAATGAG GCTCTAAGGTTTGTTGAAGCCTCCTTGCGATCTGAGACTGTACTAAGTGATGTGTTTCTTGGAAGCAATGAGCCGATGCCGATGCTGTTGCGGCTGACTGGCTGA